In Nostoc sp. UHCC 0926, a single genomic region encodes these proteins:
- a CDS encoding diflavin flavoprotein, whose product MVAIAQNVQHRLTIQTVEIAPNTTAIRSLDWDRDRFDIEFGLQNGTTYNSYLIRGEQTVLIDTSHQKFRDLYLETLKGLVNPKTIDYIIVSHTEPDHSGLVEDVLQLAPRATVLASKVALQFLEGLVHDPFSKRVVKTGDRIDIGKGHEIEFVSAPNLHWPDTIFSFDRKTQTLYTCDAFGMHFCDDRTFDEDLEAIEADFRFYYDCLMGPNARSLVNAMKRMAELGKINIIANGHGPLLYHHLDVLTGCYENWSQKQAKAETTVGMFFVSDYGYSERLGHAIAEGILKTGVGVEVLDISTAESQEIQELAGRAASIIIGMPPTTAAAAQASISSLLAVAKNKQMVGLFECYGGDDEPIDTLRRKFLDSGIKEAFAAIRIREAPTASTFQLCEEAGKDLGQLLVRDRNIKHIKSLDVDMEKALGRISSGLYIVTTKKENVSSAMLASWVTQASLQPLGFTIAVAKDRAIDSLMQVGDRFVLNVLEEGNYQELKKHFLKRLHPGADRFAGVKTQTAKNGSPILTDALAYMECEIQTSMECSDHWILYCTVEEGRVSKNDGLTAVRHRKVGNYY is encoded by the coding sequence ATGGTAGCGATCGCACAAAATGTTCAACATCGCCTAACTATACAAACTGTAGAAATTGCCCCTAATACAACGGCGATTCGCTCTCTTGATTGGGATCGCGATCGCTTCGATATCGAATTCGGATTGCAAAACGGTACAACCTATAATTCATATCTAATTAGGGGTGAACAAACAGTTTTGATTGATACTTCTCACCAGAAGTTTCGTGATCTGTATTTAGAGACTCTAAAAGGTCTTGTCAACCCCAAAACAATTGATTATATAATTGTCAGTCACACAGAGCCAGACCATAGCGGCTTAGTAGAAGATGTTCTCCAGTTAGCTCCTAGAGCTACCGTTTTAGCCTCAAAAGTTGCGCTTCAGTTTTTGGAAGGCTTAGTCCACGATCCTTTTAGTAAGCGGGTTGTGAAAACTGGCGATCGCATAGATATCGGCAAAGGACACGAAATCGAATTCGTGAGTGCGCCTAACCTGCACTGGCCGGATACAATCTTTAGCTTTGACCGCAAAACCCAAACCCTTTACACCTGTGATGCTTTTGGGATGCACTTTTGTGACGATCGCACCTTCGACGAAGATTTAGAAGCGATCGAAGCTGACTTTAGATTTTACTACGACTGCTTGATGGGCCCTAACGCTCGTTCTTTGGTGAATGCCATGAAGCGGATGGCTGAACTAGGGAAGATTAATATTATCGCCAACGGTCACGGCCCATTACTATACCACCACCTAGATGTTTTAACCGGGTGCTACGAAAATTGGAGCCAAAAACAAGCTAAAGCAGAAACAACAGTTGGCATGTTTTTTGTCTCAGATTATGGGTATAGTGAGCGCCTTGGTCATGCAATTGCCGAAGGTATACTGAAAACTGGGGTTGGGGTAGAAGTACTGGATATAAGTACTGCTGAGAGCCAAGAAATCCAGGAACTAGCCGGGAGAGCAGCTAGCATCATTATTGGTATGCCCCCGACTACCGCTGCCGCCGCCCAAGCTAGTATCAGTTCATTGCTAGCTGTCGCCAAGAACAAGCAAATGGTGGGGCTGTTTGAATGTTACGGTGGGGATGATGAACCCATTGATACACTCCGCAGAAAATTTCTTGACTCTGGCATCAAAGAAGCCTTCGCAGCTATTCGGATTAGAGAGGCTCCTACCGCATCAACATTCCAGTTGTGTGAAGAAGCGGGTAAAGACTTAGGACAATTGTTGGTGCGCGATCGCAACATCAAGCACATCAAGTCCCTCGACGTCGACATGGAAAAGGCGCTGGGTCGAATTAGTAGTGGACTGTATATAGTCACCACTAAAAAAGAAAATGTGTCAAGTGCAATGCTGGCATCTTGGGTAACGCAAGCGAGTTTGCAACCATTAGGATTCACAATTGCCGTTGCTAAAGACCGGGCCATTGATTCCTTAATGCAAGTAGGCGATCGCTTCGTCCTCAACGTTTTGGAAGAAGGCAATTATCAAGAATTGAAAAAGCACTTTCTCAAGCGCTTGCACCCCGGTGCTGACCGCTTTGCTGGGGTGAAAACTCAAACCGCGAAAAACGGCTCCCCGATTCTGACTGATGCTCTGGCGTACATGGAATGTGAAATACAGACCAGCATGGAATGCAGCGACCACTGGATTTTATACTGCACTGTCGAAGAAGGTCGTGTCTCCAAAAACGATGGATTGACAGCCGTTCGCCATCGCAAAGTAGGTAATTACTACTAA
- a CDS encoding helix-turn-helix domain-containing protein, translated as MGCRLKVFLTDAEKLTLEELRKAKDVPQRTKDRAQVLLLNTRGLKNEQIAKGLNWAISTVRQTLHRWEKMGLAGLWDAPGRGGKPRYSESDLVYLENCLAQEPQTYNSKQLAKKLASERQVSLSADRLRRVLKKRGRRFGSAHKQPQEQNN; from the coding sequence ATGGGATGCCGATTAAAAGTCTTTCTAACTGATGCAGAAAAGCTGACTTTAGAAGAGTTGAGAAAAGCCAAAGATGTTCCTCAACGTACCAAGGATCGTGCTCAAGTTTTACTGCTGAATACTCGCGGCTTAAAAAATGAGCAAATCGCTAAAGGCTTGAACTGGGCGATTTCAACAGTACGTCAAACCCTTCATCGCTGGGAAAAGATGGGTTTAGCAGGTCTGTGGGATGCCCCTGGTCGAGGGGGAAAACCCCGATATTCGGAATCAGACTTGGTTTATCTAGAAAATTGTTTAGCTCAAGAGCCACAGACTTATAACTCTAAACAACTAGCAAAAAAACTGGCATCTGAGCGTCAAGTAAGCTTGAGTGCAGACCGATTACGACGGGTACTTAAAAAAAGGGGAAGGAGGTTTGGAAGCGCACACAAACAACCCCAGGAACAGAATAATTAG
- a CDS encoding diflavin flavoprotein, with amino-acid sequence MTNSKPRDVQVLPIATNTKAIRARSWSRLRFEIEYALERGTTSNCYLIEADKTALIDPPPESFTEIYLEALRQTLDLQSLDYIILGHFNPNRVATLKAILQLAPQVTFVCSLPGANNLRAAFLDHDLKVLVMRGKETLDLGKGHVLKFFPIPSPRWPEGLCTYDQQTQILYTDKLFATHLCGDELFDDNWEALKEDQRYYFNCLMAPQAPHVQAALEKISDLQVRMYAVGHGPLVRTSLIELTKAYGEWSRAHNDREISVALLYASAYGNTATLAQAIALGLTKGGVAVKSINCEFATPDEVRINLAQSDGFIIGSPTIGGHAPTPIHTALGIVLSSGDNSKLAGVFGSYGWSGEAFDLIEGKLRDAGYRFGFDTLKVKFKPDDVTLKFCEELGTDFAQALKKAKKVRVPQQAATPVEQAVGRIVGSVCVVTAKLGEVSTAMLGAWVSQATFNPPGLTVAIAKDRAIESLMYPGGKFALNILPEGNHQEYMKHFRKSFAPGEDRFSNFSTAVADNGCTILTDASAYLECSVNQRLECGDHWVVYATVDEGKLLKPDAVTAINHRKTGTHY; translated from the coding sequence ATGACCAATTCCAAGCCACGCGACGTACAAGTTCTACCAATTGCTACAAATACTAAGGCGATCAGAGCACGTAGTTGGTCACGTCTGCGGTTTGAAATTGAATACGCACTTGAAAGAGGTACTACTTCCAATTGCTATTTAATTGAAGCTGATAAAACCGCACTTATTGATCCACCCCCAGAAAGCTTTACTGAAATTTATTTAGAGGCATTGCGGCAGACTTTAGATTTGCAAAGTTTGGATTATATAATCCTGGGTCATTTCAATCCCAACCGAGTTGCAACCCTCAAAGCAATTTTACAACTGGCACCACAGGTAACTTTTGTCTGTTCTCTTCCCGGTGCGAACAATTTGCGTGCTGCTTTCCTAGACCACGATTTGAAAGTCTTGGTGATGCGAGGGAAAGAAACTCTGGATTTAGGCAAGGGTCATGTTTTAAAATTCTTCCCCATTCCTAGTCCACGTTGGCCAGAAGGACTTTGTACCTACGACCAGCAAACCCAAATTCTCTACACAGATAAGTTATTTGCAACTCATCTTTGTGGTGATGAACTATTTGATGATAACTGGGAAGCGCTCAAAGAAGACCAGCGTTATTACTTTAACTGCCTGATGGCTCCCCAAGCTCCTCATGTGCAAGCAGCTTTGGAGAAAATATCAGATTTGCAGGTGAGAATGTATGCTGTGGGTCACGGGCCCTTGGTACGCACCAGCTTAATCGAACTTACCAAAGCTTATGGAGAATGGAGTCGTGCTCACAACGATCGCGAGATTTCCGTTGCCCTACTTTATGCTTCAGCTTACGGGAATACGGCGACTTTAGCACAGGCGATCGCTCTGGGACTGACTAAAGGTGGAGTCGCAGTCAAATCGATTAACTGTGAATTTGCCACCCCTGATGAAGTTCGCATCAACCTAGCACAATCAGACGGTTTTATTATCGGTTCTCCTACCATTGGTGGTCATGCGCCAACTCCTATTCATACTGCTTTAGGGATTGTGCTATCGAGCGGTGACAATAGCAAACTCGCTGGGGTCTTTGGTTCCTATGGCTGGAGTGGCGAAGCATTTGACTTAATTGAAGGTAAACTCCGGGATGCTGGATATCGCTTTGGCTTTGACACCCTGAAGGTCAAGTTTAAACCTGATGATGTCACTCTCAAGTTCTGTGAAGAACTAGGCACAGACTTTGCCCAAGCACTGAAAAAGGCTAAAAAGGTACGCGTACCACAACAAGCCGCTACTCCAGTGGAACAGGCTGTCGGTCGGATCGTTGGTTCCGTTTGCGTGGTTACAGCGAAACTTGGAGAAGTGTCTACCGCAATGTTAGGCGCTTGGGTTTCTCAAGCCACCTTCAACCCACCTGGGCTAACTGTTGCGATCGCCAAAGACCGAGCGATCGAATCTTTGATGTATCCAGGTGGTAAGTTTGCCTTAAATATTCTACCTGAAGGCAATCATCAAGAGTACATGAAACATTTCCGTAAATCTTTCGCGCCTGGGGAAGATAGATTTTCCAACTTTAGTACAGCAGTTGCAGATAACGGTTGTACCATCCTCACTGATGCATCAGCATATTTGGAATGCTCAGTCAATCAACGTCTGGAATGTGGCGATCATTGGGTTGTGTATGCAACTGTGGATGAAGGTAAATTACTCAAGCCCGATGCTGTTACTGCCATCAATCATCGGAAAACAGGCACTCATTATTAG